In the Blautia coccoides genome, AGGCGTCTCTTGCGGAACTTCAAAAGAACAACCAGGCTTTATATGAAGGGATACTGCCGGGGGCCTATGAGACATCCTATGCGAATCCTGCATATGCAGTGCGTATGCTGCGGGAAGATTACGGGAGACTGCTTTCCTTCTTGGCCGCAGAGGTACGGGGCATCGTGGCGTACGCCTATGAGGACCGCCTTTTTGATATGACCGTGATCATGGAACTGTACGTCCAGATTTATAATCTTCTGGAGGAGCCTGTTGTACCGGCGGAGGAGATAAAGGACACTCTCTACTGGTATGTGAGTGATTACAGTGAGGAGATGGCAGGGAGAAGGATCAGGGAAGCTGTGGACCCTTCTCTTGATTTTGCTGTGCGCATTATCTGTGACAATGACCTGACAGATCTGAGATATCTGTACAAGTACGGGGAATACGTGACAGAGAATGAACTTGCCATGGCGGAATACCTGAACAGCTTCTCTGAAAATGAACTGCAGGATATGGCCCGTACATTTACTGAGGGGTACCGGATAGGGTTCATTAACGGCAGAAAAGATATTACCAAAAAGAACAGTGTGAATATTCGCTATCAACTGGGGTTTGAGCCAATTGTGAAAAGAGCTGTCCTCCAGTTTGAAAAAATGGGATTAAAGCCTGTCATCTATCGGAGTGCCGTCCATGCAGTAAATAAAAAGCAGCATCACAGGATCGGATATTATGGGGCAGTCCCCAATAAGCAGTTTGATTATGACCATAAGGACGATGCAGCGCTTTTTCTGGATCAGGAATTTGTGCAGCGGAAGCTTCGGGTCATGCAGGTGGCTTATGAGCAGGTAAAGGAACTTGCCGGCACGCATGGAGGTCCGGCCGTTATTGAGACATTTGGTGAGAAGCCGTTTACACCGGAGAATAAAAAAGAAGCTTTTTCTCTGACACCCCATCAGCAAAAGCTGCAGGTGACTTATGACAATGAGGCCGGACAGATCGTGAACCGCTACATCAAAGGTGAGGAGCGCAGTTTTACCATTATTGCCTATCCGGTATGTGAGATAGGGGAGAAGTTTAAAGAGATATTTAGGGAGACAGTGCGTCTGAACACTTTAGATTACCGCCTTTATCAGAATATTCAGCAAAAGCTTATCAATGCCCTGGATGAAGGCTGTGAAGTTAAGATAAAAGGCAGGGGTGTCAACCACACAGATATGACAGTGTGTCTGCATGAGCTAAAATGTCCCGAAAAACAGACGAACTTTGAAAACTGTGTGGCGGATGTCAATATTCCTGTAGGTGAAGTTTTTACAAGTCCGGTACTGTGCGGAACAAACGGTGTGCTCCACGTATCCGGTGTGTATCTTGACGGATTATATTACAAAGATTTGAAATTGACATTTACAGATGGAAGGGTGTCAGATTACACCTGCGGGAATTTTCCTGATGAGGAGGAAAACAGGAGCTATATCAAGGAAAATATTCTCTTCCACCACGACATGCTTCCGCTGGGGGAATTTGCCATAGGCACCAACACAACAGCGTATGTGATGGCAAAGAAATATCAGATCGAGGATATCCTGCCCGTTCTCATTGCGGAGAAGATGGGACCGCATTTTGCAGTGGGTGATACCTGCTACAGTTGGTCTGAGGATACCGCGGTATATAATCCGGACGGGAAAGAGATCATTGCCAGGGACAATGAAGTATCTATACTGAGAAGGATCGATGCGGGCAAAGCCTATTTTGGATGTCATACGGACATTACCATCCCTTATGAGGAGCTGGGGGAGATCACAGTTGTGAAAAAGGATGGCAGTCTGATACCAATCATAGAAGACAGCAGATTTGTCCTGCCGGGGACTGAGGAACTGAACCGGGTATTGGGAGAATTATAAAACGTATACTGCCGGGCCGTTGCGGACCCGGCCTTCCTTTTTATGCGGATATCTGCCATTTTCCGCTATAACCTGCCATTAAAAATGAGATATGAGGTTGACAATATTTAGAACTCTATGTAAAATTGTTCTGTAAAGATGAATGCTAACGTTATGATTCACAGTTTCGTGAGCCTTAACAACAAAATTCAAATATAAAGGAGATAAAGTCATGGCAAAAGTTGGAATTGTTATGGGAAGTGACTCTGATATGCCTGTTATGAAAAAGGCAGCAGACATGCTGGAGAAATTTGGAATCGAATATGAGATGAAGATCATCTCAGCCCACAGAGAACCGGACGTATTCTTTGAGTACGCAAAGACGGCAGAGGAGAAAGATTTCAAAGTTATCATCGCAGGCGCAGGAATGGCAGCTCACCTTCCCGGTATGTGTGCGGCGATTTTCCCAATGCCGGTTATCGGTATTCCCATGCACACCACGTCTTTAGGAGGAAGAGATTCCCTGTATTCCATCGTTCAGATGCCGTCCGGAATTCCGGTTGCAACAGTTGCGATCAACGGAGGAGCCAATGCGGGTATTCTGGCAGCCAAGATTTTAGCAACTTCCGACCAGGAACTGCTGCAGAAGCTGAAAGACTACAAAGAAGAGCTGAAAAACCAGGTCGTTGCAAAAGACGCAAGACTGCAGGAAGTTGGATATAAAGAATATTAATACAGAAAACAAACCTTTGGAGGATGAAAATGGATTACAAGAATGCCGGTGTAGATATTGAAGCAGGCTACAAATCAGTAGAATTGATGAAGGAACACATTAAAAAGACCATGAGACCGGAAGTTCTCACCAATATCGGTGGATTTTCCGGTGCGTTTTCCATGGATGCATTCAAAAATATGGAGAAGCCAACTCTGGTATCAGGGACAGACGGCGTTGGAACCAAGCTGAAACTGGCTTTCATCATGGACAAGCATGACACAGTGGGAATTGACTGTGTGGCAATGTGTGTGAACGATATTGCGTGCGCAGGCGGGGAACCTCTGTTTTTCCTGGACTATATTGCCTGTGGCAAGAACTACCCGGAAAAGATCGCTGAGATCGTCAAAGGCGTGGCAGCAGGCTGTGAGCAGTCAAATGCAGCCCTCATCGGCGGTGAGACAGCAGAGATGCCCGGTTTTTATCCGGAAGATGAATATGACCTGGCGGGATTCGCTGTTGGTGTCGTGGACGAAAAAGATCTGATCACAGGAAAAGATTTAAAAGACGGCGATGTGCTTGTAGGCATGGCTTCCTCCGGTGTGCACAGCAATGGTTTTTCTCTGGTCAGAAAAGTGTTTGACATGACAAAAGAGTCTCTGGAGACTTACTATGACGAACTGGGCAAAACCCTGGGAGAGGCGTTGATCGCCCCCACAAAAATATATGTAAAGGCTCTCAGAAGCGTAAAAGAAGCCGGTGTCCGCGTCAAGGGCTGCAGCCATATTACAGGCGGCGGATTCTATGAGAATGTGCCTAGAATGCTGGGAGACGGCGTATGCGCAGTGATTGAAAAGGATAGTTATCCGATTCCCCCGATCTTCACCCTGATGGCTAAAAAAGGTGAGATTGATGAGAAGATGATGTACAATACCTATAACATGGGTATCGGTATGGTGATGGCTGTGGATGCGGCAGATGTGGAGAAGACCAT is a window encoding:
- the purM gene encoding phosphoribosylformylglycinamidine cyclo-ligase, whose protein sequence is MDYKNAGVDIEAGYKSVELMKEHIKKTMRPEVLTNIGGFSGAFSMDAFKNMEKPTLVSGTDGVGTKLKLAFIMDKHDTVGIDCVAMCVNDIACAGGEPLFFLDYIACGKNYPEKIAEIVKGVAAGCEQSNAALIGGETAEMPGFYPEDEYDLAGFAVGVVDEKDLITGKDLKDGDVLVGMASSGVHSNGFSLVRKVFDMTKESLETYYDELGKTLGEALIAPTKIYVKALRSVKEAGVRVKGCSHITGGGFYENVPRMLGDGVCAVIEKDSYPIPPIFTLMAKKGEIDEKMMYNTYNMGIGMVMAVDAADVEKTMEAVKAAGETPYVIGRIEAGEKDVKLV
- a CDS encoding aminopeptidase; the protein is MSKDTFLEERFELVKERIRDMQQEMDVPERFMGFFKEMTPFLNYVLNFHEKIQEGWLDQASLAELQKNNQALYEGILPGAYETSYANPAYAVRMLREDYGRLLSFLAAEVRGIVAYAYEDRLFDMTVIMELYVQIYNLLEEPVVPAEEIKDTLYWYVSDYSEEMAGRRIREAVDPSLDFAVRIICDNDLTDLRYLYKYGEYVTENELAMAEYLNSFSENELQDMARTFTEGYRIGFINGRKDITKKNSVNIRYQLGFEPIVKRAVLQFEKMGLKPVIYRSAVHAVNKKQHHRIGYYGAVPNKQFDYDHKDDAALFLDQEFVQRKLRVMQVAYEQVKELAGTHGGPAVIETFGEKPFTPENKKEAFSLTPHQQKLQVTYDNEAGQIVNRYIKGEERSFTIIAYPVCEIGEKFKEIFRETVRLNTLDYRLYQNIQQKLINALDEGCEVKIKGRGVNHTDMTVCLHELKCPEKQTNFENCVADVNIPVGEVFTSPVLCGTNGVLHVSGVYLDGLYYKDLKLTFTDGRVSDYTCGNFPDEEENRSYIKENILFHHDMLPLGEFAIGTNTTAYVMAKKYQIEDILPVLIAEKMGPHFAVGDTCYSWSEDTAVYNPDGKEIIARDNEVSILRRIDAGKAYFGCHTDITIPYEELGEITVVKKDGSLIPIIEDSRFVLPGTEELNRVLGEL
- the purE gene encoding 5-(carboxyamino)imidazole ribonucleotide mutase, giving the protein MAKVGIVMGSDSDMPVMKKAADMLEKFGIEYEMKIISAHREPDVFFEYAKTAEEKDFKVIIAGAGMAAHLPGMCAAIFPMPVIGIPMHTTSLGGRDSLYSIVQMPSGIPVATVAINGGANAGILAAKILATSDQELLQKLKDYKEELKNQVVAKDARLQEVGYKEY